One window of the Pseudomonas knackmussii B13 genome contains the following:
- a CDS encoding hydrolase: MTAIAKAAPGKTLLNPNDHTLIMIDHQSQMSFATKSIDAVTLRNNAALVAKAAKEFEVSTILTTVAEKSFSGPIFTEIKSVFPDHNVIDRTSMNTWEDPRIAVEVNKFGKQKIVLAGLWTSVCIVGPALSAIDQGFEVYVIADACGDVSTEAHEMALQRMIQLGARPMTSLQYLLELQRDWARGETYDQTVKTSIEHGGAYGLGLIYAKTMFNASEGH; the protein is encoded by the coding sequence ATGACCGCAATCGCCAAGGCCGCTCCCGGCAAGACCCTGCTGAACCCGAACGATCACACCCTGATCATGATCGACCACCAGTCGCAGATGTCCTTCGCCACCAAGTCGATCGACGCCGTCACCCTGCGCAACAACGCCGCGCTGGTCGCCAAGGCGGCCAAGGAATTCGAGGTTTCCACCATCCTCACCACCGTTGCCGAGAAGAGCTTCTCCGGCCCGATCTTCACCGAGATCAAGTCGGTGTTCCCGGACCACAACGTGATCGACCGCACCAGCATGAACACCTGGGAAGACCCGCGCATCGCGGTGGAAGTGAACAAGTTCGGCAAGCAGAAGATCGTCCTCGCCGGCCTCTGGACGTCCGTGTGCATCGTCGGCCCGGCCCTCTCCGCCATCGACCAGGGCTTCGAGGTCTACGTGATCGCCGACGCCTGCGGCGACGTCTCCACCGAAGCCCACGAGATGGCCCTGCAGCGCATGATCCAGCTCGGCGCCCGCCCGATGACTTCCCTGCAGTACCTGCTCGAACTGCAACGCGACTGGGCCCGTGGCGAAACCTACGACCAGACCGTGAAGACCTCCATCGAGCACGGCGGCGCCTACGGCCTGGGCCTGATCTACGCCAAGACCATGTTCAACGCCAGCGAAGGCCACTGA
- a CDS encoding alpha/beta hydrolase → MNAKKNLLAATLALAIGKAFAAGSPGVEHTTQAFLEALEAGGGKPLETLSPKDARAVLTGAQASVQVDLSGTSVSEKTIQADGQAIKLTIVRPANTKGTLPVFMFFHGGGWVLGDYPTHARLIHDLVVNSGAVAVYVGYTPSPEAHYPVAINQAYAATKWVAEHGKEINVDGSRLAVAGNSVGGNMAAVVALMAKDKGTPKLRFQALLWPVTDASFETASYNQFAQGHFLTKPMMQWFWDSYTTDAKQRAETYASPLRATPDQLKGLPPALVQTAEFDVLRDEGEAYARHLDAAGVPVTAVRYNGMIHDYGLLNPLAKVPEVQAAMRQAGVELKQHLK, encoded by the coding sequence ATGAACGCCAAGAAGAATCTGCTCGCCGCCACCCTCGCCCTCGCCATCGGCAAGGCCTTCGCCGCCGGCAGCCCGGGCGTCGAGCACACCACCCAGGCCTTCCTCGAAGCCCTGGAAGCCGGCGGCGGCAAACCGCTGGAAACGCTCTCGCCGAAGGATGCCCGCGCCGTTCTGACCGGCGCCCAGGCCTCGGTGCAGGTGGACCTCTCCGGCACCAGTGTCAGCGAGAAGACCATCCAGGCCGATGGCCAGGCCATCAAGCTGACCATCGTCCGCCCGGCCAACACCAAGGGCACCCTGCCGGTGTTCATGTTCTTCCACGGCGGCGGCTGGGTGCTCGGCGACTACCCGACCCACGCCCGGCTGATCCACGACCTGGTGGTGAACTCCGGTGCAGTCGCGGTCTACGTCGGCTACACACCCTCCCCCGAGGCGCATTACCCGGTGGCGATCAACCAGGCCTACGCGGCAACCAAGTGGGTCGCCGAACACGGCAAGGAGATCAACGTCGACGGTTCGCGCCTGGCGGTGGCCGGCAACAGCGTCGGCGGCAACATGGCCGCGGTGGTCGCGCTGATGGCCAAGGACAAGGGCACGCCCAAGCTGCGTTTCCAGGCCCTGTTGTGGCCGGTGACCGACGCCAGCTTCGAGACTGCCTCGTACAACCAGTTCGCCCAGGGGCACTTCCTCACCAAGCCGATGATGCAGTGGTTCTGGGACAGCTACACCACCGACGCGAAACAGCGCGCCGAGACCTACGCCTCGCCGCTGCGCGCCACGCCCGATCAGCTCAAGGGCCTGCCGCCGGCGCTGGTGCAGACCGCCGAGTTCGACGTGCTGCGCGATGAAGGCGAGGCCTATGCCCGTCACCTGGACGCCGCCGGCGTGCCGGTCACCGCCGTGCGCTACAACGGCATGATCCACGACTACGGCCTGCTCAACCCGCTGGCCAAGGTCCCGGAAGTCCAGGCCGCCATGCGTCAGGCCGGCGTCGAGCTGAAACAGCACCTGAAATAA
- a CDS encoding antibiotic biosynthesis monooxygenase: MTQESVTLIIRHSARPDSVAAYEAILRELTRAASEFPGHQGVDVLRQGDRFTSVLRFASAGQLQDWLDSPQRRELIERAEPLLLDGDNQERHDAHEFWFTPAETGQKPPPRWKQVIVTYLVILPLVMLVPQLWKPLFQVLPWLGGFLLSNVLITLTIVVLVVYLFMPRVTRLFAGWLNAR, from the coding sequence ATGACCCAAGAATCCGTGACCCTGATCATTCGCCACAGCGCCCGCCCCGACAGCGTCGCGGCCTACGAGGCGATCCTGCGCGAGCTGACCCGCGCTGCCAGCGAGTTCCCCGGCCACCAGGGCGTGGACGTGCTGCGCCAGGGCGATCGCTTCACCTCGGTGCTGCGTTTCGCCTCGGCCGGCCAACTGCAGGACTGGCTCGACTCACCGCAGCGCCGCGAACTGATCGAACGCGCCGAGCCGCTGCTGCTCGACGGCGACAACCAGGAGCGGCATGACGCCCACGAGTTCTGGTTCACCCCGGCCGAGACTGGCCAGAAGCCGCCGCCGCGCTGGAAGCAGGTGATCGTCACCTACCTGGTGATCCTGCCGCTGGTGATGCTGGTGCCGCAGCTGTGGAAGCCGCTGTTCCAGGTGCTGCCGTGGCTGGGCGGCTTCCTGCTCAGCAACGTGCTGATCACCCTGACCATCGTGGTGCTGGTCGTGTACCTGTTCATGCCCCGCGTGACCCGCTTGTTCGCCGGCTGGCTCAACGCCCGCTGA
- the ppk2 gene encoding polyphosphate kinase 2 — MSKADKKKTEKKAPAEGLDRKAYEKELKRLHVEMVKLQEWVVAKGLKVCVVFEGRDGAGKGGTIKAITERVSPRVFRVVALPAPTEREKSQMYAQRYLTHLPAAGEVVIFDRSWYNRAGVERVMGFCTDEQATKFLEVVPLFEKMMVESGIILIKYWLEVSADEQTRRLQDRINDGRKLWKLSPMDLKSYTRWDDYTRARDEMFNASDTSWAPWFMAHSNDKRRARLNIISHLLSRIPYKDVTGERVVELPKRGRIGKYKAVPYPFKVVEERF, encoded by the coding sequence ATGTCCAAAGCGGATAAGAAGAAAACCGAGAAGAAGGCCCCAGCCGAAGGGCTTGACCGCAAGGCCTACGAAAAGGAGCTCAAGCGCCTGCATGTGGAGATGGTGAAGCTGCAGGAGTGGGTGGTCGCGAAGGGCCTGAAAGTCTGCGTCGTCTTCGAGGGCCGCGACGGCGCCGGCAAGGGCGGCACCATCAAGGCCATCACCGAGCGCGTCAGCCCACGGGTGTTCCGCGTCGTGGCGCTGCCGGCGCCGACCGAGCGGGAAAAGTCGCAGATGTACGCGCAGCGCTACCTGACCCACCTGCCCGCCGCCGGCGAAGTCGTGATCTTCGACCGCAGCTGGTACAACCGCGCGGGCGTCGAGCGGGTCATGGGCTTCTGCACCGACGAGCAGGCGACCAAGTTCCTCGAGGTGGTTCCGCTGTTCGAGAAGATGATGGTCGAGTCCGGGATCATCCTCATCAAGTACTGGCTCGAAGTCAGCGCCGACGAACAGACCCGCCGCCTGCAGGACCGCATCAACGATGGGCGCAAGCTGTGGAAGCTCTCGCCCATGGACCTGAAGTCCTACACACGCTGGGACGACTACACCCGCGCCCGCGACGAGATGTTCAACGCCTCGGATACCTCCTGGGCCCCCTGGTTCATGGCGCACTCCAACGACAAGCGCCGTGCGCGCCTGAACATCATCAGCCACCTGCTGTCGCGCATCCCCTACAAGGACGTCACCGGCGAGCGAGTCGTCGAGCTGCCCAAGCGCGGCCGGATCGGCAAGTACAAGGCCGTTCCCTATCCCTTCAAGGTGGTCGAGGAGCGGTTCTGA
- a CDS encoding DUF3313 domain-containing protein: protein MKKYAVLVPLLVLPLLFGCSSNKVAPEDYSGFLGDYSRLTEQENASGTKVQAWIDPNLNLTRYTSVYIEPTQYFPKPNPTDKISQQTLDQISAYYNQVLKREFGQVLRVVDQPVTDTLVVRAAITGVSSHTQSLHAYEVIPIALIAAGVSTATGIRDQDTVIATEAAFIDGGNSKVVAEVVRKGTGHPLENSSQALTANDLKGVLDGWAKDMRLSYTKLRTLK, encoded by the coding sequence ATGAAGAAATACGCGGTCCTGGTACCCCTGCTGGTACTTCCGCTGCTGTTCGGTTGCTCGAGCAACAAGGTGGCCCCCGAGGACTATTCGGGCTTCCTCGGCGACTATTCGCGCCTGACCGAACAGGAAAATGCCTCCGGCACCAAGGTGCAGGCCTGGATCGACCCGAACCTCAACCTTACCCGCTACACCAGCGTCTACATCGAGCCGACGCAGTATTTCCCCAAGCCCAACCCCACCGACAAGATCTCGCAGCAGACCCTCGACCAGATCTCCGCCTACTACAACCAGGTGCTCAAGCGCGAGTTCGGCCAGGTACTGCGGGTGGTCGACCAGCCGGTAACGGACACCCTGGTGGTGCGTGCCGCCATCACCGGGGTGAGCAGCCATACGCAATCGCTGCACGCCTATGAAGTGATCCCGATCGCGCTGATCGCGGCAGGCGTGAGCACCGCCACCGGTATCCGCGACCAGGACACCGTGATCGCTACCGAGGCCGCGTTCATCGACGGCGGCAACAGCAAGGTGGTCGCCGAAGTGGTGCGCAAGGGCACCGGCCATCCGCTGGAGAACTCCAGCCAGGCCCTGACCGCCAACGACTTGAAGGGCGTGCTCGACGGCTGGGCCAAGGACATGCGGCTGTCCTACACCAAGCTGCGCACCCTGAAGTAA